Proteins encoded within one genomic window of Novosphingobium sp. EMRT-2:
- a CDS encoding TonB-dependent receptor, with translation MRTSINSRFLLGGASGAIALAIAMPAVAQQAPAESAGPADAEVSNEPGSEIIVTGIRGSLQRNMEIKRNASGVVDAISAEDIGKFPDANVADALQRLPGISIQRSGARGEANGVTVRGFGGDFNDTQFDGRHLSTASGNRAVDFTTIGSDFVQNISVYKTPDVELGNSAIGATINVALPKPFDSNGTKLALKASGSVQDRSGRVVPSGAALASTTFADDTMGILAYVAYKRADTTSNQVFIPGWIGNYFYQCQSQPACQTSDFTPAKKNVLGWFPQQVGANQVNTKDERIDGRLAYQWRPSDKVLVTLDGNFTRQTLHTATYGYGAWFNGDDLRNVKQDSNGTVVDFNQFGTPMDFNANLARDINQTYMVGGNLKWEATDQLSFDVDASLSRSVLNPGKNGYANAMDIGYGGTNATANGPFLSTGCTYPAGATPTTPPTSCTNYSTVLGANTGVTIGGPSSGYLPSIHDVGPNGNVGKFTDQSLIGSHVIAGFPNYYTDLVKQVKISGKYESDAIKIHFGASYQENKFHKENQSPFVNGTFFRYGGYGAPSGRTGAVAPLPSSVYQGTISTANFIPGYKGNLAPAIIAYDPLAVYRALEATGGGTTAPAFDPASVLNVRERTFAGYLRINFDSMVGNMPIHISAGVRDEYTKLTSGAIGRNPVTLVTVPTDPTLISVGSYTPDQLITRETSYNYVLPSLDVKLEVTPKLQLRFDASRTLTRPVLNDLSPTITLGTLRKGSLAASGGNANLKPYLADNLDLGAEYYYGSNSYFAVNGFMKFISNFIVGGVRTQTINGVTDPFTGQAAQFQVNGKVNGPEGVVRGVEIAWQHVFGETGFGFNANATLVSTNRTFDTSDISGSAFAITGLANSANLIAFYDKNGLEVRLAGNWRDKYLLSLGQTQGGTFGAEPVNVNRQFQIDASASYQLTKQVSVFFEGTNLNNSTYSTYGRFSNMPLDTWSYGRRFVFGARFNY, from the coding sequence ATGAGGACTTCAATCAATTCGCGGTTCCTGCTGGGCGGGGCATCGGGCGCCATCGCGCTCGCGATCGCCATGCCGGCGGTGGCGCAGCAAGCGCCGGCCGAGAGCGCAGGCCCGGCCGATGCCGAGGTCAGCAACGAGCCGGGCTCCGAAATCATCGTCACCGGCATCCGCGGTTCGCTCCAGCGCAACATGGAGATCAAGCGGAACGCGTCGGGCGTGGTGGACGCGATTTCGGCTGAGGACATCGGCAAATTCCCCGATGCCAACGTGGCCGACGCTTTGCAGCGCCTGCCCGGCATCTCGATCCAGCGGTCGGGCGCGCGTGGCGAAGCCAATGGCGTGACCGTGCGCGGCTTCGGCGGCGACTTCAACGATACCCAGTTCGACGGCCGCCACCTGTCGACCGCATCGGGCAACCGCGCGGTGGACTTCACCACGATCGGTTCGGACTTCGTCCAGAATATTTCGGTTTACAAGACGCCCGACGTCGAACTCGGCAACAGCGCGATCGGCGCGACGATCAACGTCGCGCTGCCCAAGCCCTTTGACAGCAACGGCACCAAGCTGGCGCTGAAGGCATCGGGTTCGGTGCAGGACCGCAGCGGCCGGGTCGTTCCCTCGGGCGCGGCGCTGGCCAGCACGACCTTTGCCGACGATACCATGGGCATCCTGGCCTATGTCGCCTACAAGCGTGCCGACACGACGTCCAACCAGGTCTTCATCCCCGGCTGGATCGGCAACTACTTCTACCAGTGCCAGTCGCAGCCCGCGTGCCAGACCAGCGACTTCACGCCCGCCAAGAAAAACGTGCTGGGCTGGTTCCCGCAGCAGGTCGGCGCCAACCAGGTCAATACCAAGGACGAGCGCATCGACGGCCGCCTTGCCTACCAGTGGCGCCCCAGCGACAAGGTGCTGGTGACTCTGGACGGCAATTTCACCCGCCAGACGCTGCACACCGCGACATACGGCTACGGCGCGTGGTTCAACGGCGATGACCTGCGCAACGTGAAGCAGGACAGCAACGGCACCGTGGTGGACTTCAACCAGTTCGGCACGCCGATGGACTTCAACGCCAATCTCGCGCGGGACATCAACCAGACCTACATGGTGGGCGGCAACCTCAAGTGGGAAGCTACCGACCAACTGAGCTTCGATGTCGATGCCTCGCTGTCGCGCTCGGTCCTGAACCCCGGCAAGAACGGTTATGCCAATGCCATGGACATCGGCTATGGCGGCACCAATGCCACGGCGAATGGCCCGTTCCTTTCGACCGGTTGTACCTATCCGGCCGGCGCGACGCCGACCACGCCGCCAACCTCGTGCACCAACTATTCGACGGTGCTGGGCGCCAACACCGGCGTCACCATCGGCGGTCCCAGCTCGGGCTACCTGCCCAGCATCCACGACGTCGGTCCGAACGGCAACGTCGGGAAGTTCACCGACCAGTCGCTGATCGGCAGCCACGTAATCGCGGGCTTCCCCAATTATTACACGGACCTGGTCAAGCAGGTCAAGATTTCGGGCAAGTACGAAAGCGACGCGATCAAGATCCACTTCGGCGCGAGCTACCAGGAAAACAAGTTCCACAAGGAAAACCAGAGCCCGTTCGTCAACGGCACGTTCTTCCGTTACGGCGGCTATGGCGCGCCGTCGGGCCGCACCGGCGCGGTGGCGCCGCTGCCCAGCAGCGTGTACCAGGGCACGATCAGCACCGCCAACTTCATCCCCGGCTACAAGGGCAACCTGGCGCCCGCGATCATCGCCTACGATCCTCTGGCGGTCTATCGTGCGCTCGAAGCGACCGGCGGTGGCACCACCGCGCCCGCGTTCGATCCGGCCAGCGTGCTGAATGTGCGCGAACGGACCTTCGCCGGCTATCTGCGCATCAACTTCGACAGCATGGTCGGCAACATGCCGATCCACATCAGCGCCGGCGTGCGTGACGAATACACCAAGCTGACCTCGGGCGCGATTGGGCGCAACCCGGTGACGCTGGTGACGGTGCCGACCGACCCGACGCTGATCTCGGTGGGCTCGTACACTCCCGACCAGCTCATCACCCGCGAGACCAGCTACAATTACGTCCTGCCGAGCCTGGACGTGAAGCTGGAAGTGACGCCGAAGCTGCAGCTGCGCTTCGACGCTTCGCGCACCCTGACCCGGCCGGTGCTGAACGACCTTAGCCCCACGATCACGCTGGGCACGCTGCGCAAGGGCAGCCTGGCGGCATCGGGCGGCAATGCCAACCTCAAGCCCTACCTGGCCGATAACCTCGATCTGGGCGCCGAATACTATTACGGCTCCAACTCGTACTTTGCGGTCAACGGCTTCATGAAGTTCATCTCGAACTTCATCGTCGGCGGCGTGCGCACCCAGACGATCAACGGGGTGACCGATCCGTTCACCGGCCAGGCCGCGCAGTTCCAGGTGAACGGCAAGGTCAACGGGCCGGAAGGCGTGGTGCGCGGCGTGGAAATCGCCTGGCAGCACGTGTTCGGCGAAACCGGCTTCGGCTTCAACGCCAACGCCACGCTCGTCAGCACCAACCGCACGTTCGACACGAGCGACATCTCGGGTTCGGCCTTCGCGATCACCGGGCTGGCCAATTCGGCCAACCTGATCGCGTTCTACGACAAGAACGGGCTGGAGGTCCGCCTCGCCGGTAACTGGCGCGACAAGTACCTGCTCAGCCTGGGCCAGACTCAGGGTGGCACCTTCGGCGCGGAACCGGTGAATGTGAACCGCCAGTTCCAGATCGACGCCAGCGCCAGCTACCAGCTGACCAAGCAGGTTTCGGTCTTCTTCGAAGGCACCAACCTCAACAACTCGACCTACAGCACCTATGGCCGGTTCTCGAACATGCCGCTCGATACCTGGTCCTACGGTCGCCGCTTTGTCTTCGGCGCCCGTTTCAACTACTGA
- a CDS encoding SapC family protein, which produces MAEQIEILNSDAHRDLAMHPLAGAHPHMVQIVVTEVTRAAACCPVVLAKSPETGRFALVALFGFQPGEVLVEGAETGNAAFRPLDLQRQGFFAADDNIAIDVAHPRFAPGGTVPLFDAMGGPSDEMRLVQRAIGHLMGTAPQTEQFIAMLVEERLIEPVDISLSFDDGQTIALNGLYSVSGEALSALENATIIRLFRQGWLQAALAIHGSLLQVGILARRRNDRLAGGWN; this is translated from the coding sequence TTGGCGGAGCAAATCGAGATTCTGAACAGCGATGCCCATCGCGATCTTGCCATGCACCCGCTTGCAGGCGCGCATCCGCACATGGTGCAGATCGTCGTTACCGAGGTGACACGCGCCGCCGCCTGCTGTCCGGTGGTGCTCGCCAAATCGCCAGAGACGGGCCGATTCGCACTGGTGGCGCTGTTCGGATTCCAGCCCGGCGAAGTGCTGGTGGAAGGCGCGGAGACCGGAAACGCGGCCTTTCGTCCGCTGGACCTGCAACGCCAGGGCTTCTTCGCCGCCGACGACAACATCGCCATCGACGTTGCCCATCCGCGCTTCGCGCCCGGCGGCACGGTGCCCCTGTTCGATGCGATGGGCGGGCCGAGCGACGAGATGCGCCTGGTCCAGCGCGCGATCGGCCACCTCATGGGCACCGCCCCGCAAACCGAGCAATTCATCGCCATGCTGGTGGAAGAACGACTGATCGAACCGGTCGACATTTCGCTTTCTTTCGACGACGGGCAGACGATCGCGCTGAACGGCCTTTATTCCGTGAGCGGCGAGGCGCTGTCGGCGCTCGAGAATGCGACAATCATCAGACTATTCCGGCAAGGTTGGCTCCAGGCCGCGCTCGCCATCCACGGCTCGCTGCTGCAGGTTGGCATCCTCGCCCGCCGCCGCAACGACCGGCTCGCGGGCGGCTGGAACTGA